One window of Methanobacterium alkalithermotolerans genomic DNA carries:
- the thiC gene encoding phosphomethylpyrimidine synthase — MTQMDDAKKGIITEEMKAVAQAENVSEEFIRKSVAQGTIAIPSNLNREGVKPVGIGAGLRTKVNATIGTSTDICDFDLEEEKAKVAMAHNADTLMELSVGGDLNEIRQRILKMSDIPVGSVPIYQAAVETIQEKGSAIYMEEESMFKAIEKQAKDGVDFMAIHCSVNRETLKRLKRQGREGGLVSRGGAFVSAWMVENEVENPLYKNYDYILEIAKEHDFVMSMANAMRAGAIADSTDRAGVQELIILGELVDKAREVGVQTIVEGPGHIPLNEIPANVTLQKKLCRGAPFYMLGPIVTDIGAGYDHIVSSIGAAASAGAGADFICYVTPAEHLALPYPDDVKEGVIATRIGAYVGDMAKGIHNGEKDLVMANARKKLNWEAQYDAALCPAEARQKRDERPPEDPDTCTMCGDYCAVKIVNEWLDNAEVDVFD; from the coding sequence ATGACACAAATGGATGACGCAAAGAAAGGCATAATAACAGAGGAAATGAAAGCGGTGGCCCAGGCTGAAAACGTTTCTGAAGAATTCATAAGAAAATCTGTAGCTCAGGGGACCATAGCTATTCCCAGCAATCTAAACCGGGAAGGAGTAAAACCGGTGGGTATTGGAGCAGGGCTCAGAACTAAAGTAAATGCTACCATTGGAACATCAACCGACATCTGTGATTTCGATCTGGAAGAGGAAAAAGCTAAAGTGGCCATGGCCCATAATGCTGATACTTTGATGGAACTCTCTGTGGGGGGAGATTTGAATGAAATCCGACAGAGAATTTTAAAAATGTCTGATATTCCAGTGGGAAGTGTTCCTATTTATCAGGCTGCGGTAGAGACCATTCAGGAAAAGGGTTCTGCTATTTACATGGAAGAAGAATCCATGTTCAAGGCCATTGAAAAACAGGCCAAAGATGGTGTGGACTTTATGGCCATACACTGTAGTGTGAATCGGGAAACCTTAAAAAGATTAAAAAGACAGGGCCGTGAAGGAGGACTTGTGAGCCGGGGAGGGGCCTTTGTATCCGCCTGGATGGTGGAAAATGAAGTTGAAAACCCTTTATACAAAAACTATGATTACATTCTGGAAATAGCCAAAGAACATGATTTTGTAATGTCCATGGCCAATGCCATGCGGGCTGGTGCAATTGCAGATTCAACTGACCGGGCCGGAGTCCAGGAATTAATTATATTAGGAGAACTGGTGGATAAAGCCCGGGAAGTGGGAGTGCAAACTATTGTGGAAGGACCAGGCCACATACCTTTAAATGAAATTCCAGCCAATGTCACCCTGCAGAAAAAACTTTGCCGGGGAGCTCCTTTCTATATGTTAGGACCAATTGTGACTGATATTGGGGCCGGATACGACCATATCGTTTCATCAATAGGTGCAGCTGCTTCTGCAGGAGCTGGAGCAGATTTCATATGCTATGTGACTCCTGCAGAGCACCTGGCATTACCTTACCCTGATGACGTGAAGGAAGGGGTTATTGCCACCAGAATAGGTGCCTATGTGGGAGATATGGCCAAAGGCATTCATAATGGGGAAAAAGATCTGGTAATGGCCAATGCCCGTAAAAAACTAAACTGGGAAGCACAATATGATGCAGCACTATGTCCAGCAGAAGCCCGGCAAAAAAGAGATGAAAGACCACCAGAAGACCCTGATACATGTACCATGTGCGGTGACTACTGTGCTGTTAAAATTGTGAATGAATGGCTGGACAATGCCGAAGTGGATGTGTTTGATTAA
- a CDS encoding carbohydrate kinase family protein — MSEKRDLLAIGHTAFDYIIQVGEFPDPNSSTAIEKMKNLHGGAAANVAVVGSRLGLNTSLVSAVGGDFAGSEYQLVLNKLGIDTADMIVVEEDTTPTAFVLTNSNDDQISYFYWGAAKNFKNSEVPLKSIMKTKAIHLATGDPQFNRKCGEVAREQEKLISFDPGQDLYMYSPQELKEVVGLCNILFGNHFEIDRIKNTLGMSLKEIMENGPEIVVKTYGSQGSTIYTPEKIKIDATKSVVQDPTGAGDSYRAGFITAYLDDNDLEYCGRFASAVASFIIEAEGCQTNVPDYDMVKSRMEGKKV, encoded by the coding sequence TTGAGTGAAAAAAGGGATTTACTGGCAATTGGCCACACTGCTTTTGATTATATTATCCAGGTAGGGGAGTTCCCAGATCCTAACTCCTCCACTGCCATAGAAAAAATGAAAAACCTGCATGGCGGAGCCGCTGCTAATGTAGCAGTAGTGGGATCCAGATTAGGACTTAATACTTCCCTGGTATCTGCTGTAGGTGGTGATTTTGCCGGTTCAGAATATCAATTAGTCTTAAATAAACTGGGAATTGACACCGCAGATATGATAGTAGTGGAAGAGGACACAACCCCCACTGCTTTTGTTTTAACCAATTCTAATGACGATCAGATAAGTTATTTTTACTGGGGAGCTGCTAAAAACTTCAAAAATTCGGAAGTACCACTTAAGTCAATTATGAAAACCAAGGCCATACATTTAGCAACGGGAGATCCCCAGTTCAACCGGAAATGTGGTGAGGTTGCCCGGGAACAGGAAAAATTAATTTCCTTTGATCCTGGTCAGGACCTTTACATGTATTCCCCCCAGGAGTTAAAAGAAGTGGTGGGACTATGTAATATATTATTTGGTAACCATTTTGAAATTGATCGCATAAAAAACACTCTGGGGATGAGTCTAAAGGAAATAATGGAAAATGGTCCGGAAATTGTGGTTAAGACCTATGGTTCCCAGGGGAGCACCATTTATACTCCTGAAAAAATTAAGATAGATGCCACAAAAAGTGTAGTTCAGGACCCTACCGGTGCAGGTGATTCCTACCGGGCGGGTTTTATAACGGCCTATTTAGATGATAATGATTTAGAATACTGTGGAAGATTTGCATCAGCTGTTGCTTCTTTTATTATTGAAGCTGAAGGTTGTCAAACCAATGTTCCAGATTACGATATGGTTAAAAGTCGTATGGAGGGAAAAAAAGTTTAA
- a CDS encoding helix-turn-helix domain-containing protein, which produces MEFYPRLGMNINGHEFNYKFFQTLKCVSQTWSQRKAAIKLGVSPAVLNRRILDAENKLGFQILKTTGAGSELTSEGISILEQYNRYVSRIKDSNRLLISGGHISSGLLEVLAAKSSLEVACYSSDDESAFYLAKKDLLDIMSLDDPLLAFQNDLDFTPLAYDYLVLISSPGWEVSDIRELKNQKFVAVSSSSQRLAWKTLEDNSVPFEIYGEVKSPYEAFKIVKNSNNLHTFLNGSFFQGEDLLKEETRHVISMVNFRDFNPQIEEFINYILGPGQKIVKKQGFGTL; this is translated from the coding sequence ATGGAATTTTATCCCCGCCTGGGAATGAATATAAATGGTCATGAATTTAATTACAAATTTTTTCAGACCTTAAAATGTGTATCCCAAACATGGTCCCAGAGAAAAGCCGCCATTAAATTGGGAGTATCCCCTGCGGTTTTAAATCGTCGCATTCTGGATGCTGAGAATAAATTAGGTTTTCAGATATTAAAAACAACCGGGGCCGGTTCAGAACTAACTTCTGAAGGAATAAGCATACTGGAACAATATAACCGTTATGTTAGTAGAATTAAAGATAGTAATCGCCTTTTGATTAGCGGAGGCCATATTTCATCCGGGTTATTAGAGGTTTTAGCTGCAAAGAGTAGTTTGGAAGTAGCATGTTACAGTAGCGATGATGAAAGTGCTTTTTATCTGGCAAAAAAAGATTTATTAGATATTATGAGCCTGGATGATCCCCTTCTGGCATTTCAAAATGATTTAGATTTTACTCCCCTTGCTTATGATTACCTGGTACTAATATCCAGTCCGGGATGGGAAGTAAGTGATATTAGAGAACTTAAAAATCAAAAGTTTGTGGCTGTTTCCAGTTCATCCCAGAGGCTGGCCTGGAAAACTCTGGAAGATAATTCCGTGCCATTTGAAATTTATGGTGAAGTCAAATCTCCTTACGAAGCCTTTAAAATAGTTAAAAACTCAAATAATTTGCATACCTTTCTTAATGGTAGTTTCTTTCAGGGCGAAGATTTACTTAAAGAGGAAACCCGCCACGTTATTAGTATGGTGAATTTTAGAGACTTTAATCCACAGATAGAAGAATTTATTAATTATATACTTGGCCCTGGCCAGAAAATTGTAAAAAAACAGGGATTCGGGACTTTATAG